In Anopheles arabiensis isolate DONGOLA chromosome 2, AaraD3, whole genome shotgun sequence, the genomic window ATAGCAGACTGAGCGGACCACCGCCACTGTCCCTGTCGGATTGGCCGATGCTGGAATTATGCTCGCTTGCCGTCGGTATGGGACTAGTGTAGAATTGACTGTTGGAAACCGACAAACTTAACGACTCTCGATCCATCTTGGGTGTTGAAAAGAGTGGgggaaaaacatacacacacacacattaattCCTTGTTACAAAGAGTGACAAGACGATAAGGGTTACATACTTTGCGACTCGATCGTCGTTTGGTGAGCGTTTTATCCTTTTTCGCCTTCGATCCGGGCGATGTGCCGAGGGACGTTCTGTCGTAATCAACAAAATTAGGATGAAaaccaaaattaaaacataatacaTAAACGAAAGGAAAGGCCAAATAAACACAGGAATACATAATGCACGCGTTTatacacaacaaaaactcatTATGAGTGAAAGAAAAGAGGTCAAACCAATATTCACAACAATACGTAacaacaaagagagagagagagaggaacgGGAGAAACAATCGAAATATAAATGAGAGCGGATGGGAAATGGGTATTGGTAATAGAAAATcgaaacacaccaaaaacaaaaatgcgtaATGCGATTGATAGGATAGGAACCAAACCGAAAAGGTATGAAATTTAATGctgaagaaaggaaaatatatGCTGCGACATGATTTTCCCGTTCGATTGCAGTATGTGCGATGATAGGTCGAGTCTGCAAACCGTAGAACGTGATCGCGAGATCACCGAAGCGAGATAAGCGCGCACCAGAAAGGAAGAAACCAAGGAAGAAAGGATACACATTATTGTTGCTGCTATAGGACCACCCAGAAAAGAAAGCTTGATGAAGCGTTGCTGCTAATGCGGTATGATGCGTATGCgcatggagagagagagagagtgctcAGTTTGTCACTGAACTGGTAcagtttgctgttgtttcggCATGATCATATTCATAGTTATCAACAGTAACTGGGTGTTAGTGCGTTTGTGGTGAAACAAAGATCCTGAAATGGGCCCATCCACCGTGGGTTCAGTCTCGTGAGGTGGAGGAATCGTGTGTACACTAGCGGTGGTCGTGATTTCGCTTTTGTACGCCGTTGTCACTTGCCAGCTTCAGGAAGAATGTCGAAAGGGACATTGCACGAAAGGGGGGAGGGACACAGAAGTAGAAtcgaaatgcacacacacagtcaaacGCACACGAACTCACAGCGAACCGTATTTTCCATAGCACCAGCCGAGTGTCCTTCTGCCGCCATCGTTCTGAAGCGAATGAATGTCCACGAAATGCAATGCCCCGGGGGGTAAGTGCGCCTACTAGCGCGTGATGCTCTACATTGACCTAATTGCGTTATGATCCGATCCGATTATTCTTGCTAATGTCATCCGAAGCTTTTTTCACCAGTTAAACATGATGGCGTGAGTAAAAGACGCGTTATCAATGCGCTTCAACCGAAATTGGCTGCACATCGCTACTAAAGATCACCAGAAAGTACCAACAGCGACCTTCACAATTAGAAGATTGCGTACCGTTTTTATGGAAGACAAATTAAATGGTAAAAGAAACACAACGAAGGAATGTAAATAGATAATTCTATCACAAGCGTactaaacaacacacacacacaggtattGTGCCTTTTGTAAGAAGTGTTTCAGGTGTACCAATGTTTCTGTACTGAATTGCTTCGATCGATcagtgtatgcgtgtgtgcatCCGGTGGCTCAAGAGCAACCAGACTGGTGTGTACTGAATGCGATTGCTGTTTTGGCACAGGTGTAAACACAAGCGAATAATTTGGTATTATACGAACTGTCGCAATTTGGTGCCAATCTTGGATGAAAGGTTGGAAATCAATTTCCCGCCGGACCCATTTGCCGTGAAACTGGACAAACTTATTCGATCGAACTCGAAGAAGTCActaaaacacattccaattGGTGCAATCGTTTGCGGTAGAGGTTGCATTTGGGGTGGGGATTAGAATTTTGCATTCAATCATGCGGTCGTTAAACCAGTACACCGTCGATGAAGGGTATAATTTTTTGGCGGGgtaaaaagggaaagggaaaaaatgaaacacatttcaaTAAACATACATGTTCTGCGCGGTTTTTTTGGGTCGTTGTTGTTTGCAGGGTGTATACAAATTGACCCTAAGTGATCTTTACATCATTGCCTAGGCTGATGGTTTGCGCTGATGCTCCGGGTCAATTTGTATCTCCCGATAAATGTTTGTAACACTCCAAAAAACGGGGAGAATAAACGTTTGGTGTCTCGAACGACCGAATGGTCTTGCTACTTACCTAGCTAAGTTGACCGTGTTAAAGTTGGCCAAGTTGGCGATGGTGTTTTTGAAACCTCCCGAACTAGTCGTCGTTGGTCGACTGTTTTGGTTCTTCGAGATTCCGCTACTACAAAAAGCAATGGCAGAAACAAAACCCGTTAGCTTGTGCTGCACATTGTAGCTCGCAACACTATGAAGTGGCACTTACTCGGACGATCCAATGCTCGTTTCCGACAAACGACTAGAATCCATGCTCATCTGGGGCTGGTTGGCAGAGATGTGTCGGCGCAGCGTTACCTCCGCGTCACGGTCGATTTTTATATCCGTCATCCGTTTGCCGTACTTTGCCTCCACATTCGCCTGAATCGTGGCGAAACATTTCTCGAGCTGATCGTGGAACGGTAGCAAGATAGCCGGAGTTTTCatcttgtgcagcagcaatgccACCTCGAGCAGTGGAATCTGGGATGCGATCAGATCCTTCAGACGCGCCACAAGACGATCGTCACCCGGGTGGCGTTCAAGATATTCGGGCGTCAGGAATGCTTCCTCGTAGATCGGAAGCCCACCATTGATAGCGGCATCAACCACGCCCTTGATGATGGCGCTTAGCGAGTGCACCGGTATCCGAGGGTCATTCTGATGCTCCAGTACCAGCTCGCGAATAGCGCGGTTCTTTGCATCGACCGTTTCGATAGCCATCTCGATCGGAGAAATCTGTGGAAGAGAAACGGCACCAAAATCACCCACTTTAGTACATGAAAGTGTGGTGCAGCGGTAAAAGCTGGCACAACTTACCATGATGGTTTCGGTAGATTTCACCGGGAACCAGCGTAGAATGCCCGGCAAAGGATCGGTCGTCCGCATGATGGTGCGCTCGTACGAGGTGCCGGCAATATCGTCCCCACTTACGCCACTTTCCCGTATGGGGCGGGAAAACTGGAACTCGCTCACGTTGTTCGATTTGTAGAACTTCACTATATTCGAAGCGATCGTTTGCGTGTTCTTGCCGCCGAAGCGTATGTCCTGGCTGACCGGATCAACTTTGACTATTTGAATGAACTGACCCTCGCACTCGCGGATCTCCGGGCCGGGTGTGAGCGTTGTCAGCAGTTCGGCCCGCGGATGTTGACTCAGTATGCGCATGTTGAACGATCCTGCATCCTCGTACTCGTTGCCCCGATACACAAACTCTTTGTTGCGCAAAAACTCCGGAAATCCGGCACCGTAGAAGGTGACGCGGTAGTAGATCGATTCGTACCGCGTCGTACGCAGTATGTTTTCGTAAAACTGCGACATTTTCTTGTACAGTTCGCTCAAACTCAGATAGTCGTACACCTCGTTTTCGTACTGCTGGGCAAGCTCCTTGCACAGATCGATGGCACATTCCCACATCTTGCCCTTGTCGAACAGATCGATCATGCTGCGGTACAGCTGCACCTTCAGGGTGCGATGCGTGGGGCAGCAATAGTGGCGCTTGGATTTCAGCAACAGCGACAACGGCGTCTCGTCCCAGTTCAGCTCATTGCTGTGCAGCTTCAGCGTGTACGCTGCCTCGGTGAAGTTGTCGAACTCCATGTGCAGCTCGTACAGCTTGTCGACGTAGCGAATGTACATCTCCTTCCGATTCACGTCCGAGTAGAACTGCAGTAGGCTCACCGTGCACGCCATTCGATTTTCCTTACTCTCATCGTGTATCAGACAGCGGTACTCGAGCAGCTTCTCCATCAGCCGGGTTAGTACCTGCACGCACTGCACACCGTACGTTTGCAGGGTGGCATGATTGCTGCACGATTCGTGCATGATCTCGTAAAACAAATCCTTGTACTCCGCGTCACCGTATCCGCCTTCGATGTAGTGGTCCAGCTTTTCGATGATTTCCTTCTCGAAGTCGTTGAAATTGCCCTTTATGTGGGCCGTGTTTCGCTTCGTATCGCCGTAGCTCTCCATCGCGTACTTCGAGCTGTAATACTCGCACTGCATCATGTCGAAGAAGATCGGTATGGTCGCCCGGCGCAGATCCTCCTCCGGGATCATGCTCATCTCCAGGATCGGTCCGACGAGCCGCGGCACAAACATGATTTTGTGCTCGCCCAGGTTGAACCACATCTTCCGTATCTCGAACACCGTCTCCCGCCGTATGTCGCGATAGGTGCTGCGTATGACCGACTGTTTCGTCTTGCTGAACAGATTCAGCTGCAGGGCCGGCTGCGTAAGGAACGTGATGGAGCACTGGAAGTAGTTCGACCAGACCTGCTTCTCGAACGGGCTGAAAAACTGATCCATTATGATGGCGGCAAAGTGGCGCAAGCTGCCGAGGATCACCATGTTCTGATGCATGATCATGTCCAGCCAGTCGATCGGGAAGACTGGCTTCGAGACCAGCTCCTGGAACACGAGCAGGATCTCGGTGAGAAAGTCGAGCAGATCGTAGCTCGTCAGGAAGCTGCGCACATAGCACTGATAGTGCGCCTCGGTCATGCTGCGAAAGATCCCGAGCATGATCGCGACCAGATTGCCGACGAGCGGATTGCTCCGGTCCATCGCGATCGAGCTCTGGATTACGGTTCGCAGCAGAATCAGCATTATGTCCCGGATGTCACTGTCTACCGGGCCGATGTCCTCTTCGCTCTGGAACAGTAGCTCCAACATGTTGTTCATGATATTAACACACTCAGCAACCTAGAGAGGTGTGCGGAAGCAACATTCGAGAAAAGCGCAAAGGATGGAAGAAATAAAGTCACGTTAACTAATGATACAGCAAAAGTATAGCAGCAGAAACAGCTTCCTGAAAGACGACCGGATTGAATTTGTGCTACAGCTATACCTTCAATCGAAAATAACAATTGCGCACACTCTGTGTTACActctgcaaaagaaaaacttttcacACTCAAACTATCAGGCATCAAAATTAGTGCTTTCTGGTGGTAGCattgcacacaaagcttaTACTAAAACAATACGATTTAAAGTAAGAAAAGCACTGTAATGCTCGATCGAGCCCACTGTACTGGATAGTGTAGTGGATAGTTACTTGCATTGCGCGCGCACACTCGTATaggtatatttttattatgaatTTTGTATGAATAAGATAATAATCATCGAAGAGCAATTAGGAGAAGAAAGTAGAGTAAACAATACCTTCGTCTTAGCGGTGGTTTCGCGCGTGTGAAGCTGGGATTTGCTTTCCCCAAGCACTCTAGCTGCTTTGGTAAGATTTTTCTCCTGCTGCCGTATGTCGAACATAAAGTCACCCTGTGTACCGCGCATTGCGTGATAAAAGTGCATCATCACCGCATCACACCaccagcacgcacacacgagcACGTATGtatgtttatatttatatgtACGTAACCAAATCACATCACCATCATTTTACCATTtgttcaccatcatcattgccATCATCAATTTCATCGTCAACCCGTGTGGAGAGAAGGATCAGTATTGTGTGGTGCAGGACACACAAAGCGGCACAAAGGATTGTGTTTCCGGAGGAGGGATTTTATACGTATCGTGTTGTCAGGTGTGTCATTTTTGTGAACATTGTATTGGCCAGAGTAGTAGCAAGTAGAggacatttttttcaaatttgcgCACGCATTTACAggttttcatttaaaaatttaatcgaGAATGAGAAAAACGAATGTAAGAATATTATGCAAATATCATGTTTGTatcgtttgtaaacaaaatgaaaagaatcataagaaataaaacaaagaaagcaaaaccattTTTAGAACAAATTATTTACCAAATTGTTCGTGTTTGATTGGAtttcacaaaaaagcaaataaataaagcgcAAACAGCATAATTTTAGGGGATCGAGTTCgtgttcattttttgtttgttttggggcACGTTGAAATGGTTTCAGTCCAGGAGCATCGTGTTCAAGTGTTGTGGAGTATATGTGGAGTTTCCAACCACCGGATGGAGAATGAATTGATTtggatatttttgtttgtttgtagtgGTACGATGTTTTTTGGTGATTATTTGTTGATTATGTCCGTTTgggttgagtgttttttgtggGCGACAGCAACGGGGATAATCGGGATGGGAAAAGGGTACGGGGGAGATGAGTTATTTCGAGGCGTTGGGAATGCAAAAAGGGgtgagggaaggaaaaaagaaaaagaaaacacaacttGTTAAACTTCTCGGTATTATTAATCGACACGTAATTGCTACGAAACAGTAGTTTACCCTAGATACCGAAACTTAACATTCATTCCCGAAACGTTTGACAGGTGGGGTGGGTGGATGATGTGTTCAAGATAGGGATGCACCAAATAGGATGATCATTGGACTATTTGCATGAAGATAGATGGAGAGAGTGATGTTAATACACGAAATGACACAAAGTAAGCTAACCCCTTGATGAAGTGTCTAGTGAGCTTTACATGATGGTAATGTTACAATTTGATTTGACAAAATAAATACGGGTGAGTTTTGATGCACGAAATACTAAGATACCATTTCAGTGTGGGATCACTAGTGTGAAGAGTGTTTCCGGTATACAGAAGGAAAATGatgaatggatggatggaatggaaaatggtGAGAGGGATGACAGATAAGGAAAAGTTGTGCTCGGATGCACTCAATATCAGTTGACAACTCGGGGAGGGCGGTGATGATTGATTGCAGATTCAGTTTGGTGAACCCCCTCCTTTTTCGCTTTTCGGTGGTGATTGGTGTTGTGAGATGAAATATGTAACCAAATCCTTTCGCGCACGCGGGTCAATTGGTGCGAGAAAGAAGGTTAAAGAACTTCGTGCAAGATGAGAGGAAAAATAACGCACACACTAGAAGGACATGTGAAGATGCGGTGATTGTGAAATTCATGCTTCGTTTGATCGTACCAGaaaacgcatataaaacatGATAACGTACAATACGCAATGCAGTACACGACAGCACGAACAGCAACCAGTGTACAGGAAGCTATCTCGTCCACAGGATAACAGCTAAACGCGTGcctggtggtgctgttggaACTACCGTTTACACGTAAAATAAGTGCGAGCAGAAGAACAAACGACAGGCAAACATAAaatggagcacacacacacatagcggAAGTAAGATAGTGGCAGTGAAAGTTGGTGTCGTAAAAGATGgacagcacagcacacacagagagcaaACGTACGTACGCAAATCAAACGTATTGCatgcaaaaatgaaaacaaaatagtCACACAAACAGGCACAAAAAACGAGCACAAACAGAGTTTGAAAGAGTTTGCTACCGTTGGGGAGGGCAACGCATTACGTACCTCTTCCTTGCTCTCCAGCTTATCCTTAATCTGCCGACAGAACACGGGCAGCAGAATCGCGCGACATTTGGGCAGCTTGAACAGCTTCGAATCGACCACATCCTTGATGCATGTCATCTTCGATTGGTTCAGCCGGCCGGTCGGTACGTTCGTTATAATGTCCACGATTTTCTGGCTCAGCTTGACCGGATCGTACACCTGCATCAGGTCGGACGCAATGATGTGCAGATACTTGAGCAGTGCACCCTGCGACTTGAGCAGGTCGTTTTGGTACTTGATCAGCTCGGAGAAGGATTCGAGCAGCTCCTCGAGGTTAGCGACGAACAGCTCCCGGTCCTTGTCCTGGTTCAGATTGGCAAACAGTAGCCGAGAGCGAATGATGAACTTCATGATGTACTGCAGGTACTTTGTGGTGCGATAGAGCGCCTCGTCATTTTCGTTCACCGTGTATATGTTCGCCATGGCACGATCCTTCGAAATGTTGTTTATGGCATTCCGGATGTGCGTCTGTACTACATTGATAAGTtttctaaaaagaaaaaaaggagaatCGTTCGCATTACACGAGTGAACGAATGCAACGGACCTACTCGCGATACTTACTCGTAAGCCAAGGTGGCTGAGAAGCTTTCATTGATGTACAGATCGAGCACGGACTGAAAGTGTTGGTACTTCAGGTCGTACACGATCTCGATCAGCCGAAGCAGACATTTGAACACCAAATTATCGTACTTGGCTGGGTCGTCATTCGAGACCAGTATGTTGAAGAGAGCGTCCAGAATGTCCTGCAGAAACTTGACCACCTCTTCGCACCGCACATTCATCAGGGCGTTTAGGGATTCTTCCATCTTTTCCTTCCGGGACGACCAGTTCAGTAGCCCCAGAATGTCCACGTTCTGCGTCAGCTTGGTGCTACACAAGTTGGTTTCGATGATGAAGCTGTCTTTCGACGCGAGACTGAACCCGCTGGTCGATGGTTTGGAGCTCCCGTTCGGCAGTTCCTCCGCCAGCGACGGCAGGCTTAGGTAGTTAAACTGCGTCTCGTCGTCGTACTTTTTGTGATCAATTTTGTACACCAGCAGCGTGTGGCGTTTGTGCTGCAGCGTGGTGCCATCGTCGTTCATCAACCGCACGTAGGACAGGCCGAACGGTTTCTCCGACCGATCCTTTGCCTCGTTCGAGCTGCGGTGCTTGAAGGTGAACCGCAAATGGCACTGCTTGAACTCCTCGATCGGCACGTCGATCTTGAACGTTTCGCCCCACTTTGGTCGATCCTCGTGGTAGTAGATGACGGATTTGTACTCGTTCAGTGCGTTTCCTCCCCCACCGTAGCTGATGACGCCCGGGATGGCGACACCGTGCTTGTTGCAAACGTACGCCGTCACCTCGATGTTTTTGTCACTGCTCTTCGAACCCTTGGAAAACTCGCCGGACACCAGCGTCAGGTATAGATCGTTTCGCACGTCACCGGGAAAGATCACCTCGGGGAAGCCCATTTTGCGAGCGAACGTCACATTGCCCAGCACCAGGTGCGGGTACTCGTCCCGGACCTGCTTGATGTCACCGAACAGTATGTCCACACTGATCCAGATCGCCGCATCGCTCTTTTCGCCCAGGTCTTTGTTAGTGATCAGCTTGCGCAGTGTCGTTTCTAGCGGTTCCTTTTCGCATGGAATGAACGGCATTTTGAGCTGCGTATCGCTTTTGAAATCTTCGGAACGTTTTATGATCGGCTGTAGATCCAATGTTGCCACACCGAACGGTCGGCGCATATGGAACTCATTGCTCGCACTCGACGAATGACACGACCCGATGGAAGGTGTACCGGAGCTGGATGTGCTGCTTCCTCCTCCAGCTCCGCCCCCTGGTCCTGGCGAGGATGGATTGCTCATCTGCGTGGTTAGATGATTGCGATGCGACTTGTAGCTCCCGCTGCCCGTGGAGTTCGCCATGCTGCTGCGCCGCAGATCCGTATCCTTCCCGTCCATGGCACCGATCCGCACGACGTACGCTACCAGATATATCTTGTTGCGGCTCAAATCATTGCCGGACAGATCCGTGAACAGCACCTTAATGTTGTTGAACTGATCCAGATCGGCGGCCATGCCCTGGCGACTCCACTTCACCACGTAGTTCTCCGTTATAGCTCGCATCTCATCGCCATCGTACAGTGTGAACAGTATCTCCGTGTCCTCACTTAACCGGCACACGAAATTGTGCACCGACAGCAGCAGGTTGTGCGAATGGCGATTAACGATATCCAGATTGCGGTTCTTGCTGCTGGAAGTGTTTGCCCGCTTGATCCGATCGACCGCGTTCAGATGATGCTCGTACAGCTGGGTGGTGGAGGTGCGCTCTATATCCACGATGTTGCCACCGTCATCTCGTACCACCATGTCCAGATTTAGGATCTTGTTGCCCGTGTCAATTTCGCTCGTGGCCTTCAGTTTGATGTTCTTCATCTCATCCACGGGCAGGTTGCCGGACAGTAGCTGCGACCGCAATCGGATCAGTTCCAGCATTTTGCTCTGAATCAGCTTGAAGGAAGGATGTGTCGATAGGTACAGTCGGCGGTACAGGTACTGCCATTCCCTCAGTACGGTTGTGATTTCCTCAACAATTTCACTGCGCTTAATCACCAGATCGCCATCGCGGGAGGTTTTGCTTTCCACCAGGTGGACGTACGCCTTCGGAAAGATGCCAGTTGCACCGGAGCAGCTGTTGCAGCCGTAGTACCAATGGTAGGACTCCTGCTCGATCACTACCGTGTCGCCGACGTCCAGATCGATGTGGTGCTGCTTTTCGAGAGCCGTGTAGTTCGCTTTTGCTGTTGAACGGAGAAAGGAACAAACAGAACTGATTAGTACCGTTGTGCTGGACCGGTGCATCCGCAACCAGAAAGTGCCCATTGCGTTCATCTGTCCCCCGGTGTCGGAGGGAATCTATTTGCATCCGGCGATATCATTTTGGATTCGGGTCACGATGACCTTCGCAGCTTGTTTATTAGCCACATAACATGGTGggcgaaaaacaaacgaaactgATGTCTGTACGGGGAGTTAATTCTATGCGCTGGTTGAAAACACTGAAGCATGATGCTAATCCGATTCCAGCAATCAGTCTCTGCGTTATGGTGCAGGAGCGTGCAGGAGCTTTTCGCTCATATGTCTCCCCTATTTCCCACGAATAGCACTAGCACTGCAGTGTACCCCATGTCCCCCCAGACCCGTGCGAATGTTGATTGAACAagattcaattaattaatgCTTCACAATGGTCAAGAACACAATCAGTGAAAAAAGAGAGTGGAGTTGGAAACAAAGGACGTTTTATTATATTGTGGTACGGTATTACTGTATAACCAgtacaaataaatattataaaaattgtaaatcTAATGTGAATCTAAAGTAATCAAAATTATACACAAACATAGACGAGGTATGTCAACGAATACGATATCTAATATGAAAAAGGATACATCATAGATATGCAAATCCCAAAAAACAGATATTTTTACACAGTATTCTATGTATATGCTAACATGGTGTCATCcagtgcaaaataaaacattgacTTGTTCAAGTATTTAGGGGAACGattaaataaaagcaaatttaTGGCGATTATTTGCCAGAACAAAGCaaacttatttatttcattacttCCAGTTTTtgaagcgaaagaaaatgATGCAATTCTCGTCGACGATCGTCATGCATATTGAAAATGACGTACAAAGTTAACGGATGGATGGACAAACACAGCCACGCGAGACGGCAGTTGGTTATGGCGAGAGGAAATCGTTAGTTCCCGTGTCGTCATGCATGCACAAGAAGGAGTTTGATATGGTTCACTGTAAAATTTAACAGAATTATTTCAAcggaaaacacaacaaattgaaCTGAACCACTTTGCCCACAATGCTTTTCATTTCATGCTGGGGTTGTTGCACGCTGGTAATGCAATTTACTTTGTACGAGAGATGTACGGTAAAATAAAAGATTCTGGGCAGATTGTATTGATAATGCTTCATGACGTAGTCATTGAATAGAATTTCTGAAACGCTCAGTGTTAATAAAAACGCTCAGGGTTAATAAATTTGACtactaaattatttttcaacctGTATTAAATGCGCCTGGTTCTCGATTCAAAACCATTTTCTACCATTACATTACGATAATATTTATACTTTTCTTCATTCCTCAttatcaaaacatcaaaagagATGGCACGGTGGCAATCAcgagcaccatcagcagcaaacGAGTTGTTGCACACCTTGTTGCAAGCGGGAAACCGCGGGAAGTTGGAGCGAAGACAT contains:
- the LOC120898410 gene encoding dedicator of cytokinesis protein 2 isoform X4, giving the protein MTVWSRVPSALLAVAKANYTALEKQHHIDLDVGDTVVIEQESYHWYYGCNSCSGATGIFPKAYVHLVESKTSRDGDLVIKRSEIVEEITTVLREWQYLYRRLYLSTHPSFKLIQSKMLELIRLRSQLLSGNLPVDEMKNIKLKATSEIDTGNKILNLDMVVRDDGGNIVDIERTSTTQLYEHHLNAVDRIKRANTSSSKNRNLDIVNRHSHNLLLSVHNFVCRLSEDTEILFTLYDGDEMRAITENYVVKWSRQGMAADLDQFNNIKVLFTDLSGNDLSRNKIYLVAYVVRIGAMDGKDTDLRRSSMANSTGSGSYKSHRNHLTTQMSNPSSPGPGGGAGGGSSTSSSGTPSIGSCHSSSASNEFHMRRPFGVATLDLQPIIKRSEDFKSDTQLKMPFIPCEKEPLETTLRKLITNKDLGEKSDAAIWISVDILFGDIKQVRDEYPHLVLGNVTFARKMGFPEVIFPGDVRNDLYLTLVSGEFSKGSKSSDKNIEVTAYVCNKHGVAIPGVISYGGGGNALNEYKSVIYYHEDRPKWGETFKIDVPIEEFKQCHLRFTFKHRSSNEAKDRSEKPFGLSYVRLMNDDGTTLQHKRHTLLVYKIDHKKYDDETQFNYLSLPSLAEELPNGSSKPSTSGFSLASKDSFIIETNLCSTKLTQNVDILGLLNWSSRKEKMEESLNALMNVRCEEVVKFLQDILDALFNILVSNDDPAKYDNLVFKCLLRLIEIVYDLKYQHFQSVLDLYINESFSATLAYEKLINVVQTHIRNAINNISKDRAMANIYTVNENDEALYRTTKYLQYIMKFIIRSRLLFANLNQDKDRELFVANLEELLESFSELIKYQNDLLKSQGALLKYLHIIASDLMQVYDPVKLSQKIVDIITNVPTGRLNQSKMTCIKDVVDSKLFKLPKCRAILLPVFCRQIKDKLESKEEGDFMFDIRQQEKNLTKAARVLGESKSQLHTRETTAKTKVAECVNIMNNMLELLFQSEEDIGPVDSDIRDIMLILLRTVIQSSIAMDRSNPLVGNLVAIMLGIFRSMTEAHYQCYVRSFLTSYDLLDFLTEILLVFQELVSKPVFPIDWLDMIMHQNMVILGSLRHFAAIIMDQFFSPFEKQVWSNYFQCSITFLTQPALQLNLFSKTKQSVIRSTYRDIRRETVFEIRKMWFNLGEHKIMFVPRLVGPILEMSMIPEEDLRRATIPIFFDMMQCEYYSSKYAMESYGDTKRNTAHIKGNFNDFEKEIIEKLDHYIEGGYGDAEYKDLFYEIMHESCSNHATLQTYGVQCVQVLTRLMEKLLEYRCLIHDESKENRMACTVSLLQFYSDVNRKEMYIRYVDKLYELHMEFDNFTEAAYTLKLHSNELNWDETPLSLLLKSKRHYCCPTHRTLKVQLYRSMIDLFDKGKMWECAIDLCKELAQQYENEVYDYLSLSELYKKMSQFYENILRTTRYESIYYRVTFYGAGFPEFLRNKEFVYRGNEYEDAGSFNMRILSQHPRAELLTTLTPGPEIRECEGQFIQIVKVDPVSQDIRFGGKNTQTIASNIVKFYKSNNVSEFQFSRPIRESGVSGDDIAGTSYERTIMRTTDPLPGILRWFPVKSTETIMISPIEMAIETVDAKNRAIRELVLEHQNDPRIPVHSLSAIIKGVVDAAINGGLPIYEEAFLTPEYLERHPGDDRLVARLKDLIASQIPLLEVALLLHKMKTPAILLPFHDQLEKCFATIQANVEAKYGKRMTDIKIDRDAEVTLRRHISANQPQMSMDSSRLSETSIGSSDSGISKNQNSRPTTTSSGGFKNTIANLANFNTVNLASDFFEFDRISLSSFTANGSGGKLISNLSSKIGTKLRQLDLSSHILQSNGKIMSQHIFSFLQH